The following are from one region of the Nicotiana tomentosiformis chromosome 7, ASM39032v3, whole genome shotgun sequence genome:
- the LOC104100989 gene encoding uncharacterized protein isoform X1, translated as MDLNASPQPQDDDEIFGQQLEEEAEESIVEHSDDRADYTSAVEISRREREERIQRIKRQRPDDRPAYPSQPRIRDEIFQTKRQKPSSRLPPGWLDCPAFGQEIGCIIPSKVPLDETFNDCVLPGKRYSFRQVLHQQRVLGRKLGMVIDLTNTNRYYSLSDWRKEGIKHVKIQCRGRDSVPDNESVNLFVYEVSQFLARQKHAKKYILVHCTHGHNRTGFMIIHYLMRTLPISVSQAIKIFSDARPPGIYKPDYIDALYAFYHEKKPEMVVCPPTPEWKRSSELDLNGDAMPDDDDDGGPAVPLPDNREAQVVMSNDDILGDAIPQDQQNYMRQFCYQALKMTPGGRGPQFPGSHPVSLSRDNLQLLRQRYYYATWKADGTRYMMLITMDGCFLIDRLFNFRRVQMRFPCRHTNEGLAEKMHHFTLLDGEMVIDTLPDTQKQERRYLIYDLMALNHVSVIERPFYERWKMIDKEVIEPRNYERQHIYQSRNPYYRYELEPFRVRRKDFWLLSTVTKLLKEFIPKLSHEADGLIFQGWDDPYVPRTHEGLLKWKYPEMNSVDFLFEVVDGRELLYLHERGKKKLMEGNRVVFPDSSDPSDYSGKIVECSWDTSNQEWVWMRTRIDKGTPNDYNTYRKVFRSITDNITEEVLLNEIYEIIRLPMYADRIQNDSKAHHVRRR; from the exons ATGGATCTGAATGCCTCGCCACAGCCACAGGATGACGATGAGATCTTTGGACAACAATTAGAAGAGGAAGCGGAGGAATCCATTGTAGAACATAGTGATGACCGTGCAGATTATACGAGTGCGGTGGAGATTTCACGTCGC GAGCGGGAGGAAAGGATTCAAAGAATTAAAAGACAACGTCCAGATGATAGGCCAGCATATCCATCTCAGCCACGAATACGCGATGAGATTTTTCAGACCAAGAGACAGAAGCCTAGCAGCAGACTTCCTCCAG GTTGGTTGGATTGTCCTGCATTTGGACAGGAGATAGGTTGCATTATTCCTTCAAAGGTTCCTCTGGATGAAACTTTCAACGACTGTGTTCTTCCCGGCAAACGATACTCGTTTAGGCAAGTCCTCCACCAACAGAGAGTTTTAGGAAGAAAG CTTGGGATGGTGATtgatctcacaaatacaaatcgATATTATTCATTGTCAGATTGGAGGAAGGAAGGCATCAAGCATGTTAAG ATTCAATGCAGAGGCCGTGATTCTGTACCTGACAATGAGTCTGTAAATTTATTTGTCTATGAG GTTTCACAATTTCTTGCACGTCAGAAACATGCGAAGAAGTATATTCTTGTCCATTGCACACATGGGCATAATCGCACTGGGTTTATGATCATTCATTATCTGATGCGCACGCTGCCAATATCTGTTAGCCAG GCAATTAAAATTTTTTCTGATGCTCGACCTCCTGGGATCTATAAGCCGGACTATATTGATGCCTTATATGCCTTTTATCATGAGAAAAAACCTGAAATGGTTGTCTGCCCTCCAACACCTGAGTGGAAAAGATCTTCTGAGCTTGATTTGAATGGCGATGCTATGCCGGATGATGACGACGATGGAGGTCCTGCGGTTCCTTTGCCT GATAATCGTGAAGCGCAAGTGGTAATGTCAAATGACGACATTTTGGGAGATGCAATCCCACAAGATCAGCAAAATTATATGCGGCAGTTCTGTTATCAAGCACTGAAAATGACCCCAGGG GGTAGAGGCCCACAATTTCCTGGCTCTCATCCAGTCTCTCTTAGCAG GGACAACTTGCAACTGTTGAGGCAGCGTTACTACTATGCCACATGGAAGGCTGATGGAACACGGTATATGATGCTGATCACGATGGATGGTTGTTTCTTAATTGATAGACTTTTCAACTTCCGAAGGGTACAGATGAGATTTCCATGCAGACACACTAATGAA GGTTTGGCCGAAAAGATGCACCACTTCACTTTACTTGATGGGGAGATGGTAATTGATACTTTGCCTGACACACAGAAGCAGGAAAGGAGATACCTCATTTATGATCTGATGGCCCTTAACCATGTGTCTGTCATTGAG CGACCCTTTTATGAACGGTGGAAAATGATTGACAAAGAAGTGATTGAGCCCAGGAATTATGAACGTCAACATATATACCAGAGTAGAAACCCTTACTATAGATACGAGTTGGAGCCTTTCAGG GTGAGGAGGAAGGATTTTTGGTTGCTCTCTACTGTCACGAAACTTCTCAAAGAATTTATTCCAAAGCTTTCACATGAAGCAGACGGTCTCATTTTTCAG GGTTGGGATGATCCTTATGTTCCTCGCACGCATGAAGGTCTCTTGAAGTGGAAATACCCTGAAATGAACTCAGTTGACTTTCTGTTTGAG GTGGTTGACGGTCGTGAATTGCTTTATCTACATGAACGAGGGAAGAAGAAACTAATGGAAGGGAATAGAGTTGTTTTCCCAG ATAGTTCTGACCCGTCAGACTACTCTGGTAAAATAGTAGAGTGTTCTTGGGATACCAGTAACCAGGAATGGGTGTGGATGAGGACCAGAATTGATAAAGGAACTCCAAATGATTACAACACTTACAGAAAA GTATTTAGAAGTATTACTGACAACATCACTGAAGAAGTGTTGTTGAATGAGATCTATGAGATCATACGACTGCCAATGTATGCTGATAGGATACAGAATGATAGCAAAGCTCACCATGTACGACGCAGATGA
- the LOC104100989 gene encoding uncharacterized protein isoform X2, translated as MDLNASPQPQDDDEIFGQQLEEEAEESIVEHSDDRADYTSAVEISRREREERIQRIKRQRPDDRPAYPSQPRIRDEIFQTKRQKPSSRLPPGWLDCPAFGQEIGCIIPSKVPLDETFNDCVLPGKRYSFRQVLHQQRVLGRKLGMVIDLTNTNRYYSLSDWRKEGIKHVKIQCRGRDSVPDNESVNLFVYEVSQFLARQKHAKKYILVHCTHGHNRTGFMIIHYLMRTLPISVSQAIKIFSDARPPGIYKPDYIDALYAFYHEKKPEMVVCPPTPEWKRSSELDLNGDAMPDDDDDGGPAVPLPDNREAQVVMSNDDILGDAIPQDQQNYMRQFCYQALKMTPGGRGPQFPGSHPVSLSRDNLQLLRQRYYYATWKADGTRYMMLITMDGCFLIDRLFNFRRVQMRFPCRHTNEGLAEKMHHFTLLDGEMVIDTLPDTQKQERRYLIYDLMALNHVSVIEDEEDAR; from the exons ATGGATCTGAATGCCTCGCCACAGCCACAGGATGACGATGAGATCTTTGGACAACAATTAGAAGAGGAAGCGGAGGAATCCATTGTAGAACATAGTGATGACCGTGCAGATTATACGAGTGCGGTGGAGATTTCACGTCGC GAGCGGGAGGAAAGGATTCAAAGAATTAAAAGACAACGTCCAGATGATAGGCCAGCATATCCATCTCAGCCACGAATACGCGATGAGATTTTTCAGACCAAGAGACAGAAGCCTAGCAGCAGACTTCCTCCAG GTTGGTTGGATTGTCCTGCATTTGGACAGGAGATAGGTTGCATTATTCCTTCAAAGGTTCCTCTGGATGAAACTTTCAACGACTGTGTTCTTCCCGGCAAACGATACTCGTTTAGGCAAGTCCTCCACCAACAGAGAGTTTTAGGAAGAAAG CTTGGGATGGTGATtgatctcacaaatacaaatcgATATTATTCATTGTCAGATTGGAGGAAGGAAGGCATCAAGCATGTTAAG ATTCAATGCAGAGGCCGTGATTCTGTACCTGACAATGAGTCTGTAAATTTATTTGTCTATGAG GTTTCACAATTTCTTGCACGTCAGAAACATGCGAAGAAGTATATTCTTGTCCATTGCACACATGGGCATAATCGCACTGGGTTTATGATCATTCATTATCTGATGCGCACGCTGCCAATATCTGTTAGCCAG GCAATTAAAATTTTTTCTGATGCTCGACCTCCTGGGATCTATAAGCCGGACTATATTGATGCCTTATATGCCTTTTATCATGAGAAAAAACCTGAAATGGTTGTCTGCCCTCCAACACCTGAGTGGAAAAGATCTTCTGAGCTTGATTTGAATGGCGATGCTATGCCGGATGATGACGACGATGGAGGTCCTGCGGTTCCTTTGCCT GATAATCGTGAAGCGCAAGTGGTAATGTCAAATGACGACATTTTGGGAGATGCAATCCCACAAGATCAGCAAAATTATATGCGGCAGTTCTGTTATCAAGCACTGAAAATGACCCCAGGG GGTAGAGGCCCACAATTTCCTGGCTCTCATCCAGTCTCTCTTAGCAG GGACAACTTGCAACTGTTGAGGCAGCGTTACTACTATGCCACATGGAAGGCTGATGGAACACGGTATATGATGCTGATCACGATGGATGGTTGTTTCTTAATTGATAGACTTTTCAACTTCCGAAGGGTACAGATGAGATTTCCATGCAGACACACTAATGAA GGTTTGGCCGAAAAGATGCACCACTTCACTTTACTTGATGGGGAGATGGTAATTGATACTTTGCCTGACACACAGAAGCAGGAAAGGAGATACCTCATTTATGATCTGATGGCCCTTAACCATGTGTCTGTCATTGAG gacgaagaggatgccagatga
- the LOC104100987 gene encoding bet1-like protein At4g14600, whose amino-acid sequence MASSSHRGGDFYGAASYRSRDGLSTRQVGGSDEIQVRIDPMHGDLDDEITGLRKQVKQLRNVAQEIESEAKFQNDFINQLQMTLIKAQAGVKNNMRRLNRSIIQEGSNHVMHVILFALFCFFVIYLLSKFSRR is encoded by the exons ATGGCTTCTAGCTCTCATAGAGGCGGTGATTTCTACGGTGCTGCTTCCTACAGATCCAG AGATGGATTGAGTACGAGGCAAGTAGGTGGTTCAGATGAGATACAGGTGCGGATTGATCCGATGCACGGGGACCTAGATGACGAGATTACAGGTCTTCGCAAACAAGTAAAACAGCTTAGAAAT GTAGCCCAAGAAATTGAGTCTGAAGCAAAGTTTCAGAATGATTTTATTAACCAACTG CAAATGACACTGATCAAAGCTCAAGCAGGGGTGAAGAACAATATGAGACGATTGAACAGAAGTATCATCCAGGAAGGATCAAACCATGTGATGCATGTTATTCTTTTTGCGCTATTTTGCTTCTTTGTGATATATTTGCTGTCCAAGTTTTCACGGAGATAA